One region of Oryza sativa Japonica Group chromosome 10, ASM3414082v1 genomic DNA includes:
- the LOC4348743 gene encoding E3 ubiquitin-protein ligase AIRP2 isoform X2: MRRRFQDSVKALEADIEHANELASEFLRDYDGAVIQMRMAYSAVAHFLVQWIDCKLAGALGLLKIMIYKVYADGTTALPEWEREASIRQFYGVIFPSLLQLPSGITELDDRKQRRLCLQKFRKVEERVSEVDLERELECGICLEVNAKIVLPDCAHSLCMRCFEDWNTKSKSCPFCRACLKKVNPSSLWLYTDDRDVVDMDTLTRENIRRLFMFISKLPLVVLHVVDLDIYEYRIK, from the exons ATGCGGAGGAGGTTCCAGGACTCCGTCAAGGCCCTCGAGGCCGACATCGAGCACGCCAATGAGCT GGCGTCGGAGTTCTTGCGGGATTACGACGGGGCGGTGATCCAGATGCGGATGGCGTACAGCGCCGTCGCGCACTTCCTCGTGCAGTGGATCGActgcaagctcgccggcgcgcTCGGCCTCCTCAAGATCATGATCTACAAG GTGTACGCCGATGGCACCACGGCTCTGCCGGAGTGGGAGAGGGAGGCCAGCATCAGGCAATTCTACG GTGTCATCTTCCCGTCGCTGCTCCAGCTGCCGAGTGGGATAACTGAATTGGACGACAGGAAGCAGAGGAGGCTGTGCCTTCAGAAGTTCAggaaggtggaggagagggtcTCGGAGGTGGATTTGGAGAGGGAGCTCGAGTGCGGCATCTGCCTCGAGGTGAATGCCAAGATTGTGCTGCCCGATTGCGCGCACTCGCTGTGCATGAGATGCTTCGAGGATTG GAACACCAAATCAAAGTCGTGCCCCTTCTGCCGCGCCTGCCTCAAGAAGGTGAATCCGAGCAGCCTGTGGTTGTACACCGACGACCGCGATGTTGTGGATATGGATACGTTGACTAGGGAGAACATTAGGCGCCTGTTCATGTTCATAAGTAAGCTTCCACTTGTAGTGCTCCATGTGGTTGACCTTGACATTTACGAGTACCGTATCAAGTGA
- the LOC4348743 gene encoding E3 ubiquitin-protein ligase AIRP2 isoform X1, whose amino-acid sequence MSCEFFLPSPVAARGRWWWWGVCVWFISLFCRASEFLRDYDGAVIQMRMAYSAVAHFLVQWIDCKLAGALGLLKIMIYKVYADGTTALPEWEREASIRQFYGVIFPSLLQLPSGITELDDRKQRRLCLQKFRKVEERVSEVDLERELECGICLEVNAKIVLPDCAHSLCMRCFEDWNTKSKSCPFCRACLKKVNPSSLWLYTDDRDVVDMDTLTRENIRRLFMFISKLPLVVLHVVDLDIYEYRIK is encoded by the exons ATGAGCTGTGAGTTCTTCCTCCCTTCGCCGGTCGCGGCTCgtggacggtggtggtggtggggggttTGCGTGTggttcatctctctcttttgcaGGGCGTCGGAGTTCTTGCGGGATTACGACGGGGCGGTGATCCAGATGCGGATGGCGTACAGCGCCGTCGCGCACTTCCTCGTGCAGTGGATCGActgcaagctcgccggcgcgcTCGGCCTCCTCAAGATCATGATCTACAAG GTGTACGCCGATGGCACCACGGCTCTGCCGGAGTGGGAGAGGGAGGCCAGCATCAGGCAATTCTACG GTGTCATCTTCCCGTCGCTGCTCCAGCTGCCGAGTGGGATAACTGAATTGGACGACAGGAAGCAGAGGAGGCTGTGCCTTCAGAAGTTCAggaaggtggaggagagggtcTCGGAGGTGGATTTGGAGAGGGAGCTCGAGTGCGGCATCTGCCTCGAGGTGAATGCCAAGATTGTGCTGCCCGATTGCGCGCACTCGCTGTGCATGAGATGCTTCGAGGATTG GAACACCAAATCAAAGTCGTGCCCCTTCTGCCGCGCCTGCCTCAAGAAGGTGAATCCGAGCAGCCTGTGGTTGTACACCGACGACCGCGATGTTGTGGATATGGATACGTTGACTAGGGAGAACATTAGGCGCCTGTTCATGTTCATAAGTAAGCTTCCACTTGTAGTGCTCCATGTGGTTGACCTTGACATTTACGAGTACCGTATCAAGTGA